From the genome of Seriola aureovittata isolate HTS-2021-v1 ecotype China chromosome 6, ASM2101889v1, whole genome shotgun sequence, one region includes:
- the misp gene encoding mitotic interactor and substrate of PLK1 isoform X1, translating to MFRYTPPWQVLCQSLDQETKRLSAADRQDVLTPSSVHHLPPSEPPFPANLTAPPLAPPAAMDSTPRRWVLKPLSPLLQPSDLRTIAGPTRSDNSDRDDSLFSSDSISVTRSHSSVVISSQQGEGAPDVVVQVRQVAVSQDRGSVCDEWHFSSNSDPSSPSSSSGSHCGFYSFVEDPTSPEAELNEAWMVSPQRQAQLATLKEEKGFKLQTYSSSRKPETLFSEGESQYEVETKNGIKVVGEEEEKQLRKEIIRSQAPKKNPVFKDQLCVLENLDLSRSTNKLIEGFSVSYSPVSSRPEPPHPDEPGTIDNEQINFSTARQQFLKMEQDRLTAILNPLGSSKTPLNTSLEQNPEVSSSRLVETFKDTTAFKPSEEGETDLEGKVMVCRTEECLSRQSSVFDDLDSGLEELMVEVSGGYTSDEGLNNDNTQRDNRSEYETPIEREIRLVQEREENLRRSRGLRHDDSRLEMVEIKTKRLQSPLTPIKIKEKTRVSFILQRQIQRENQSREEPQQQGGNLGTYNQDPSQQLEDIKSDEQDKDRKAEERPPSESGDTDLSPSPCCPHRHPEETQLSISQMSSAPFSSARESGVQDSRGFLQDRITSLSSRSSSPSFPTLTLEREATSTTPRSWRENLESTGLQSRGQGAPDFIEKEIEEVLRREQELRESREKTSRQLFSPAPLVEQATKMAISQFYPPANTDKTVSLSSSSPRPFVRLPSISFITAQPWTTSPPPPPSSSSSHGVGRSAPPPLRGLTETLLQDFEDRRVKLKLDESSYAGIQPTDDVNNEVVESTRVIRHKNQRALRWEAGVFANQENQRDQQD from the exons ATGTTCAGGTATACTCCTCCATGGCAGGTTCTCTGTCAGAGTCTGGACCAGGAGACCAAG AGACTCTCAGCGGCTGATCGTCAGGATGTTCTAACACCGAGCTCCgttcatcatcttcctccatcAGAGCCACCATTTCCCGCTAATCTTACAGCTCCACCTCTAGCTCCACCTGCAGCCATGGACAGTACCCCAAGGAGGTGGGTGCTGAAACCCTTGTCTCCCCTGCTGCAACCGTCAGACCTGCGGACCATTGCTGGCCCCACCCGAAGTGACAACTCTGACAGGGATGATTCACTCTTCAGCTCAGACAGCATCTCCGTCACACGCAGCCATTCGTCAGTGGTCATCTCCTCACAGCAGGGCGAAGGGGCCCCGGATGTAGTGGTTCAGGTCCGGCAGGTTGCTGTGTCACAGGACAGAGGAAGCGTCTGCGACGAGTGGCATTTCAGTAGCAACAGTGACCCCAGCagtcccagcagcagctctggctCTCACTGTGGCTTCTATTCCTTTGTGGAGGATCCAACGAGTCCTGAAGCCGAACTGAACGAAGCCTGGATGGTCTCACCACAGCGGCAGGCTCAGCTGGCCACcctgaaggaggagaaaggattCAAACTACAGacctacagcagcagcaggaagccaGAGACCCTGTTCTCAGAGGGAGAGTCGCAGTATGAAGTGGAAACAAAGAATGGCATCAAAGTGGtcggggaggaagaggagaagcagcTCCGCAAAGAGATCATTCGCAGCCAAGCACCAAAGAAGAACCCAGTGTTCAAAGATCAGCTGTGTGTTCTGGAGAATTTAGATCTGAGCAGGTCTACAAACAAACTGATAGAAGGTTTCAGTGTGAGCTACAGTCCTGTCAGCTCCAGACCAGAACCTCCTCACCCTGATGAACCTGGGACCATCGACAACGAGCAGATCAACTTCAGCACTGCCCGACAACAGTTCCTGAAGATGGAGCAGGACCGGTTGACTGCAATCCTCAACCCTCTGGGGTCCTCAAAAACACCCCTGAACACATCTCTTGAGCAAAATCCTGAAGTGTCCTCATCAAGGTTGGTGGAGACGTTCAAAGATACGACTGCGTTTAAACCATCAGAAGAGGGTGAGACAGACCTCGAGGGGAAAGTGATGGTGTGCCGGACTGAGGAGTGTCTGAGTAGACAGAGTAGTGTGTTTGATGACCTGGACTCCGGCTTGGAGGAGCTGATGGTGGAAGTGAGTGGTGGCTACACCAGTGACGAAGGCCTGAACAATGACAACACACAGCGAGACAACAGGAGTGAGTACGAGACCCCGATTGAACGGGAGATCCGGCTAGTTCAGGAACGCGAGGAGAACCTGCGGCGCTCTCGAGGACTGAGACATGACGACAGCAGGCTGGAGATGGTCGAGATCAAAACAAAACGTTTACAGTCACCGCTAACacccattaaaataaaagaaaagaccCGGGTGAGCTTCATCCTCCAGCGACAGATCCAGAGGGAGaaccagagcagagaggaacCTCAGCAGCAGGGTGGAAACCTTGGAACATACAACCAAGATCCTTCACAGCAGCTGGAGGACATAAAGTCTGACgaacaagacaaagacaggaaggcAGAGGAAAGACCTCCGTCTGAGTCCGGAGACACAgacctctccccctctccctgctGTCCTCATCGACACCCTGAAGAAACCCAGTTGTCCATCAGTCAAATGAGTTCAGCTCCCTTCTCCAGTGCAAGGGAGTCAGGGGTGCAGGACTCAAGAGGTTTCCTCCAGGATCGGATTACTTCTTTATCCTCtcgctcctcctctccctccttcccaaCACTAACACTTGAGCGTGAAGCAACCTCAACCACACCTCGGTCCTGGAGGGAAAACCTGGAGTCTACCGGCCTGCAGTCCAGAGGACAAGGTGCCCCGGATTTCATTGAGAAGGAAATTGAGGAGGTCTTGAGACGGGAGCAGGAGCTGAGGGAGTCCAGGGAGAAAACCAGCCGGCAGCTTTTCTCACCAGCACCTCTGGTGGAACAGGCGACCAAGATGGCCATCAGTCAGTTCTACCCACCTGCAAATACAG ATAAAACGGTcagtctgtcctcctcctcccctcgaCCCTTTGTCCGTCTGCCCTCTATCTCCTTCATCACCGCTCAGCCCTGGaccacctcacctcctccccccccctcctcctcctcctcccatggAGTGGGAAGGTCAGCCCCGCCTCCTCTCAGAGGTCTCACAGAGACCCTGCTTCAGGACTTTGAGGACAGACGAGTCAAGCTGAAGCTGGACGAGAGTTCG tacGCAGGAATCCAGCCAACTGACGACGTTAACAATGAG GTGGTTGAGTCAACTCGAGTCATTCGACATAAAAACCAACGAGCTCTGCGATGGGAGGCTGGAGTGTTTGCCAACCAGGAGAACCAGCGAGACCAGCAGGACTAG
- the misp gene encoding mitotic interactor and substrate of PLK1 isoform X2 — MDSTPRRWVLKPLSPLLQPSDLRTIAGPTRSDNSDRDDSLFSSDSISVTRSHSSVVISSQQGEGAPDVVVQVRQVAVSQDRGSVCDEWHFSSNSDPSSPSSSSGSHCGFYSFVEDPTSPEAELNEAWMVSPQRQAQLATLKEEKGFKLQTYSSSRKPETLFSEGESQYEVETKNGIKVVGEEEEKQLRKEIIRSQAPKKNPVFKDQLCVLENLDLSRSTNKLIEGFSVSYSPVSSRPEPPHPDEPGTIDNEQINFSTARQQFLKMEQDRLTAILNPLGSSKTPLNTSLEQNPEVSSSRLVETFKDTTAFKPSEEGETDLEGKVMVCRTEECLSRQSSVFDDLDSGLEELMVEVSGGYTSDEGLNNDNTQRDNRSEYETPIEREIRLVQEREENLRRSRGLRHDDSRLEMVEIKTKRLQSPLTPIKIKEKTRVSFILQRQIQRENQSREEPQQQGGNLGTYNQDPSQQLEDIKSDEQDKDRKAEERPPSESGDTDLSPSPCCPHRHPEETQLSISQMSSAPFSSARESGVQDSRGFLQDRITSLSSRSSSPSFPTLTLEREATSTTPRSWRENLESTGLQSRGQGAPDFIEKEIEEVLRREQELRESREKTSRQLFSPAPLVEQATKMAISQFYPPANTDKTVSLSSSSPRPFVRLPSISFITAQPWTTSPPPPPSSSSSHGVGRSAPPPLRGLTETLLQDFEDRRVKLKLDESSYAGIQPTDDVNNEVVESTRVIRHKNQRALRWEAGVFANQENQRDQQD; from the exons ATGGACAGTACCCCAAGGAGGTGGGTGCTGAAACCCTTGTCTCCCCTGCTGCAACCGTCAGACCTGCGGACCATTGCTGGCCCCACCCGAAGTGACAACTCTGACAGGGATGATTCACTCTTCAGCTCAGACAGCATCTCCGTCACACGCAGCCATTCGTCAGTGGTCATCTCCTCACAGCAGGGCGAAGGGGCCCCGGATGTAGTGGTTCAGGTCCGGCAGGTTGCTGTGTCACAGGACAGAGGAAGCGTCTGCGACGAGTGGCATTTCAGTAGCAACAGTGACCCCAGCagtcccagcagcagctctggctCTCACTGTGGCTTCTATTCCTTTGTGGAGGATCCAACGAGTCCTGAAGCCGAACTGAACGAAGCCTGGATGGTCTCACCACAGCGGCAGGCTCAGCTGGCCACcctgaaggaggagaaaggattCAAACTACAGacctacagcagcagcaggaagccaGAGACCCTGTTCTCAGAGGGAGAGTCGCAGTATGAAGTGGAAACAAAGAATGGCATCAAAGTGGtcggggaggaagaggagaagcagcTCCGCAAAGAGATCATTCGCAGCCAAGCACCAAAGAAGAACCCAGTGTTCAAAGATCAGCTGTGTGTTCTGGAGAATTTAGATCTGAGCAGGTCTACAAACAAACTGATAGAAGGTTTCAGTGTGAGCTACAGTCCTGTCAGCTCCAGACCAGAACCTCCTCACCCTGATGAACCTGGGACCATCGACAACGAGCAGATCAACTTCAGCACTGCCCGACAACAGTTCCTGAAGATGGAGCAGGACCGGTTGACTGCAATCCTCAACCCTCTGGGGTCCTCAAAAACACCCCTGAACACATCTCTTGAGCAAAATCCTGAAGTGTCCTCATCAAGGTTGGTGGAGACGTTCAAAGATACGACTGCGTTTAAACCATCAGAAGAGGGTGAGACAGACCTCGAGGGGAAAGTGATGGTGTGCCGGACTGAGGAGTGTCTGAGTAGACAGAGTAGTGTGTTTGATGACCTGGACTCCGGCTTGGAGGAGCTGATGGTGGAAGTGAGTGGTGGCTACACCAGTGACGAAGGCCTGAACAATGACAACACACAGCGAGACAACAGGAGTGAGTACGAGACCCCGATTGAACGGGAGATCCGGCTAGTTCAGGAACGCGAGGAGAACCTGCGGCGCTCTCGAGGACTGAGACATGACGACAGCAGGCTGGAGATGGTCGAGATCAAAACAAAACGTTTACAGTCACCGCTAACacccattaaaataaaagaaaagaccCGGGTGAGCTTCATCCTCCAGCGACAGATCCAGAGGGAGaaccagagcagagaggaacCTCAGCAGCAGGGTGGAAACCTTGGAACATACAACCAAGATCCTTCACAGCAGCTGGAGGACATAAAGTCTGACgaacaagacaaagacaggaaggcAGAGGAAAGACCTCCGTCTGAGTCCGGAGACACAgacctctccccctctccctgctGTCCTCATCGACACCCTGAAGAAACCCAGTTGTCCATCAGTCAAATGAGTTCAGCTCCCTTCTCCAGTGCAAGGGAGTCAGGGGTGCAGGACTCAAGAGGTTTCCTCCAGGATCGGATTACTTCTTTATCCTCtcgctcctcctctccctccttcccaaCACTAACACTTGAGCGTGAAGCAACCTCAACCACACCTCGGTCCTGGAGGGAAAACCTGGAGTCTACCGGCCTGCAGTCCAGAGGACAAGGTGCCCCGGATTTCATTGAGAAGGAAATTGAGGAGGTCTTGAGACGGGAGCAGGAGCTGAGGGAGTCCAGGGAGAAAACCAGCCGGCAGCTTTTCTCACCAGCACCTCTGGTGGAACAGGCGACCAAGATGGCCATCAGTCAGTTCTACCCACCTGCAAATACAG ATAAAACGGTcagtctgtcctcctcctcccctcgaCCCTTTGTCCGTCTGCCCTCTATCTCCTTCATCACCGCTCAGCCCTGGaccacctcacctcctccccccccctcctcctcctcctcccatggAGTGGGAAGGTCAGCCCCGCCTCCTCTCAGAGGTCTCACAGAGACCCTGCTTCAGGACTTTGAGGACAGACGAGTCAAGCTGAAGCTGGACGAGAGTTCG tacGCAGGAATCCAGCCAACTGACGACGTTAACAATGAG GTGGTTGAGTCAACTCGAGTCATTCGACATAAAAACCAACGAGCTCTGCGATGGGAGGCTGGAGTGTTTGCCAACCAGGAGAACCAGCGAGACCAGCAGGACTAG